From Thermomonas sp. XSG, one genomic window encodes:
- a CDS encoding NYN domain-containing protein, which produces MKTRTHVAHDDGQRRLAVLIDADNAQASVIEGLLAEVAKYGLASVKRIYGDFTTQQQAQWKKVLLKHSISPVQQFAYTSGKNATDSALIIDAMDLMYTGRFDGMCLVSSDSDFTRLAQRLREEGLTVYGFGEHKTPDPFVQACDKFTYTEVLRAEAPEPAGPAAPVKPARKQPAKKQAAVKTSAPAQETAVPPAPPSPPAKAAPLPLPLGLLRQAIEEASDEEGWAHLGAMGAYLNKIKPNFDPRLYGQKKLSDLLRKQPKHFSVVERETPAGVKALFVKALAG; this is translated from the coding sequence ATGAAAACCCGCACCCACGTGGCCCACGATGATGGCCAGCGCCGGCTGGCGGTGCTGATCGATGCCGACAATGCGCAGGCCTCGGTGATCGAGGGCCTGCTGGCGGAGGTGGCGAAGTACGGGCTGGCCAGCGTCAAACGCATCTACGGCGACTTCACCACCCAGCAGCAGGCGCAGTGGAAGAAGGTGCTGCTGAAGCATTCGATCAGCCCGGTGCAGCAGTTCGCCTACACCAGCGGCAAGAACGCCACCGACAGCGCGCTGATCATCGACGCGATGGACCTGATGTACACCGGCCGCTTCGACGGCATGTGCCTGGTCTCCAGCGACAGCGACTTCACCCGGCTGGCCCAGCGCCTGCGCGAGGAAGGGCTGACCGTCTACGGGTTTGGCGAGCACAAGACGCCGGACCCGTTCGTGCAGGCCTGCGACAAGTTCACCTACACCGAGGTGCTGCGCGCCGAAGCGCCGGAGCCGGCAGGGCCCGCTGCGCCGGTAAAGCCCGCGCGCAAGCAGCCGGCGAAGAAGCAGGCTGCGGTCAAGACGTCGGCACCCGCGCAGGAAACCGCGGTGCCCCCTGCGCCGCCGTCACCGCCGGCGAAAGCCGCGCCGCTGCCGCTGCCGCTGGGCCTGCTGCGGCAGGCGATCGAGGAAGCCTCCGACGAGGAGGGCTGGGCGCACCTCGGGGCGATGGGCGCCTACCTCAACAAGATCAAGCCGAACTTCGACCCGCGCCTGTACGGACAGAAGAAACTCAGTGACCTGCTGCGCAAGCAACCCAAGCACTTCAGCGTGGTGGAGCGGGAAACTCCTGCCGGGGTGAAGGCGCTGTTCGTGAAGGCGCTGGCGGGCTGA
- a CDS encoding NADH:flavin oxidoreductase/NADH oxidase, with the protein MSRLFAPISFGALTLANRIVVAPMCQYASTDGLANDWHVQHWGTLAQSGAGLLLTEATAVVPEGRISWADLGLYDDACEAAFAQALASVRRWSSMPVGVQLAHAGRKASTHRPWEQGGTAIAPGTAHGWQTVAPTALPYVETDPLPEALDAAGIARVVQAFAQAARRATRLGLDAIEIHAAHGYLLHQFLSPLSNHRDDAYGGPLEHRMRLVLEVFDAIRAEVPVTMTVGVRISATDWVDGGWDLAQSTALARALDARGCDYLHVSSGGLHPAQRIAAGPGYQLPFAEALRCEVAMPVIGVGLVTTAEQAEAALVQGRADAIAIGRALLYDPRWPWHAAAALGATVATSPRFLRAVPHGLPPLLVPATGTAD; encoded by the coding sequence ATGTCGCGACTGTTTGCGCCCATCTCGTTCGGTGCGCTCACCCTGGCCAACCGCATCGTGGTGGCGCCGATGTGCCAGTACGCCAGCACCGACGGCCTGGCCAACGACTGGCATGTGCAGCACTGGGGCACGCTGGCGCAGTCGGGTGCGGGTCTGCTGCTGACCGAAGCAACCGCGGTGGTGCCCGAGGGTCGCATCAGCTGGGCCGATCTCGGCCTCTATGACGACGCATGCGAAGCGGCGTTTGCGCAGGCGCTGGCGAGCGTGCGGCGCTGGTCGTCGATGCCGGTGGGCGTGCAGCTGGCGCATGCGGGGCGCAAGGCCTCCACCCATCGCCCGTGGGAGCAGGGCGGTACGGCCATCGCGCCAGGGACGGCGCACGGCTGGCAGACGGTTGCGCCTACCGCGCTGCCCTATGTGGAGACGGATCCATTGCCAGAGGCGCTGGACGCCGCCGGCATCGCCCGTGTGGTGCAGGCGTTCGCGCAGGCGGCGCGCCGCGCAACCCGGCTGGGGCTGGACGCCATCGAAATCCATGCCGCGCACGGCTACCTGCTGCACCAGTTCCTGTCGCCGCTCAGCAACCACCGCGACGATGCCTATGGCGGCCCGCTGGAACACCGCATGCGGCTGGTGCTGGAAGTGTTCGACGCGATCCGCGCCGAGGTGCCGGTGACGATGACGGTGGGCGTGCGCATCTCCGCCACCGACTGGGTGGACGGCGGCTGGGACCTGGCCCAGAGCACGGCGCTGGCGCGGGCGCTGGACGCGCGCGGCTGCGACTATCTGCACGTCTCCAGCGGCGGCCTGCATCCGGCCCAGCGCATCGCCGCCGGGCCGGGCTACCAGCTGCCGTTCGCGGAGGCGCTCCGTTGCGAGGTCGCCATGCCGGTGATCGGCGTGGGCCTGGTCACCACCGCGGAGCAGGCCGAGGCTGCGCTGGTGCAGGGCCGCGCCGACGCCATCGCCATCGGGCGGGCGCTACTCTACGACCCGCGCTGGCCGTGGCACGCGGCCGCCGCGCTGGGCGCGACCGTTGCCACTTCGCCGCGCTTCCTGCGCGCCGTGCCGCACGGCCTGCCGCCGCTGCTGGTGCCTGCCACCGGCACGGCCGACTGA
- the ygiD gene encoding 4,5-DOPA dioxygenase extradiol translates to MPTSPLMPAAFLGHGSPMNALERNRFSEAWRTFGATVPKPRAILAISAHWHVDALAVTAMPNPRTIHDFYGFPQALFDVQYPAPGLPALAEEIADVVSPDYVVGADREAWGIDHGTWSVLVHAFPDADVPVVQLSLDARKPLDWHLALGAKLAALRRHGVLIVGSGNVVHNLRAIDWKQPDAGFDWAQRFDTDARQLMAERPHDIATLASHPDYRLAVPTDEHFLPLLYLAGLSAAAGRPADVLVDGYSYGSLSMTAFTLDADCPQGSGDAGGAAPLDTSVAPENANV, encoded by the coding sequence ATGCCCACGTCCCCGCTGATGCCCGCCGCGTTCCTTGGCCACGGCAGCCCCATGAACGCGCTGGAGCGAAACCGCTTCAGCGAGGCCTGGCGCACGTTCGGCGCGACGGTGCCGAAGCCGCGCGCAATCCTCGCCATCTCCGCGCACTGGCACGTGGATGCGCTGGCGGTGACCGCGATGCCGAATCCGCGCACCATCCATGACTTCTACGGCTTCCCGCAGGCGCTGTTCGACGTGCAGTACCCGGCGCCGGGGTTGCCGGCGCTGGCGGAGGAAATCGCCGACGTGGTGTCGCCGGACTATGTGGTTGGCGCCGACCGCGAAGCCTGGGGAATCGACCACGGCACCTGGTCGGTGCTGGTGCACGCCTTCCCCGACGCGGACGTGCCGGTGGTGCAGCTGTCCCTCGATGCGCGCAAGCCGCTGGACTGGCACCTGGCGCTGGGCGCCAAGCTGGCGGCGCTGCGCCGGCACGGCGTGCTGATCGTGGGCAGCGGCAACGTGGTGCACAACCTGCGCGCGATCGACTGGAAGCAGCCGGACGCCGGCTTCGACTGGGCGCAGCGCTTCGACACCGATGCCAGGCAGCTGATGGCCGAACGCCCGCACGACATCGCCACGCTGGCGTCGCATCCGGACTATCGGCTGGCGGTGCCCACCGACGAACATTTCCTGCCGCTGCTCTACCTCGCGGGCCTGTCCGCCGCGGCGGGCCGCCCCGCCGACGTGCTGGTGGACGGCTACAGCTACGGCTCGCTGTCGATGACCGCGTTCACCCTGGATGCGGACTGCCCGCAGGGGAGCGGCGACGCTGGTGGCGCGGCGCCGCTGGACACCAGCGTCGCGCCGGAAAACGCCAACGTCTGA
- a CDS encoding FtsX-like permease family protein: MSRLARMAARQAWSGWRNGEFGVLLAALFVAVLALAGVGSIAQRTTDALGAQSRRLVGGDAAFSSDNRAVDAALRDARRLGLRSYRSVELASMVGPQGGAPQLGTLKALAGDAPLLGPYTVRTERGLQRLPRPAAGTLWLSESGASRLQARPGATVEVGGRPLRLAGIVMEEPDRPIGGVELGPRAILPLAEVEAGGLLGPGARASWRVAVAGPPAAIASWVKAREADRSPGARVETGDDLSPQLRNALERAQRFLSVSLLLTAALAAVAIGMAARQHAERHRAIAATLRALGAGQRAIVGLYIGQLAILGSVAIALALLAATVLQQLAGVWIARELGTALPPATAWPLLKGALVGLWILATFALPPLLALRRVSALAVLRSDLRTPSPPALLLFSLALGGLLALFWQAAGNATTGAILLGGLLVTAAVLGVAGWALAALVARAGRAGSGIVRYALLNLSRRRRLTIAQVVALGTSLMALLLLLLVRTDVWEQWQATVRGDAPNRFVINVQPDQRSTFSAVLARLDYPSVGLSPMIRARYVGPSAGERGRPAPQGRGERLMDREFNLSTADALPTGNKLNAGKFWNPASARNEFSVETKFAQQLRWQLGDTLAFDIAGQRIEGRITSLRDVRWESFTPNFFVLASPDLARDLPATWITSVRVPVGDTTLATALSREIPNANVIDIDAVTGEIRRIGDQAALVIQVVFWFAFLSGCLVFVAAVAATRRERITELGVLRTLGASSAQLRLAQLVEFGAIGAISGGIAAVAAASIGSLFAQRVLDLPPTWNASTLVIGALAGTAAAMLAGWLSMRRQFHATVRETLGAAAG; encoded by the coding sequence GTGAGCCGGCTGGCGCGGATGGCCGCGCGCCAGGCCTGGTCGGGCTGGCGCAACGGCGAATTCGGGGTGCTGCTGGCGGCGCTGTTCGTGGCGGTACTGGCGCTGGCGGGCGTGGGCAGCATCGCCCAGCGCACCACCGATGCGCTCGGCGCGCAGAGCCGCCGGCTGGTCGGCGGCGATGCCGCCTTCAGCAGCGACAACCGCGCGGTGGACGCCGCACTGCGCGATGCGCGCCGGCTCGGCCTGCGCAGCTATCGCAGCGTGGAACTGGCCAGCATGGTCGGCCCGCAGGGCGGCGCGCCGCAGCTGGGCACGCTGAAGGCGCTGGCCGGCGATGCGCCGCTGCTGGGCCCGTACACCGTGCGCACCGAGCGCGGTCTGCAGCGGCTGCCGCGACCGGCGGCGGGCACGCTGTGGCTGAGCGAAAGCGGCGCATCGCGGCTGCAGGCCAGGCCGGGCGCGACGGTCGAAGTCGGCGGCCGGCCGCTGCGGCTGGCCGGCATCGTGATGGAAGAACCGGATCGTCCGATCGGCGGCGTGGAGCTGGGCCCGCGCGCGATCCTGCCGCTGGCCGAGGTGGAGGCCGGCGGCCTGCTCGGCCCCGGCGCCCGCGCCTCGTGGCGGGTGGCGGTGGCCGGCCCGCCGGCGGCCATCGCGTCGTGGGTGAAGGCGCGCGAGGCCGACCGCAGCCCCGGTGCGCGGGTGGAAACCGGCGACGACCTCAGCCCGCAGCTGCGCAACGCGCTGGAGCGCGCGCAGCGCTTCCTGTCGGTCTCACTGTTGCTGACCGCGGCGCTGGCGGCGGTGGCGATCGGCATGGCCGCGCGCCAGCACGCCGAGCGCCATCGCGCGATTGCCGCCACCTTGCGCGCGCTCGGCGCCGGCCAGCGCGCCATCGTCGGCCTGTACATCGGCCAGCTGGCGATCCTGGGCAGCGTGGCGATCGCGTTGGCGCTGCTGGCGGCGACGGTGCTGCAACAGCTGGCGGGCGTGTGGATCGCGCGCGAGCTGGGCACCGCGCTGCCGCCGGCCACCGCCTGGCCGCTGCTCAAGGGTGCGCTGGTGGGGCTGTGGATCCTCGCCACCTTCGCCCTGCCGCCGCTGCTGGCGCTGCGCCGGGTCAGCGCGCTGGCGGTGCTGCGCAGCGACCTGCGCACGCCCTCGCCGCCGGCGCTGCTGCTGTTCTCGCTGGCGCTGGGCGGCCTGCTGGCGCTGTTCTGGCAGGCCGCCGGCAACGCCACCACCGGCGCCATCCTGCTGGGCGGCCTGCTGGTCACCGCCGCCGTGCTGGGCGTCGCCGGCTGGGCACTGGCGGCGCTGGTGGCGCGCGCTGGGCGCGCCGGCAGCGGCATCGTGCGCTACGCCCTGCTCAATCTTTCGCGGCGGCGGCGGCTGACCATCGCGCAGGTGGTGGCGCTGGGCACCAGCCTGATGGCGCTGCTGCTGCTCCTGCTGGTGCGCACCGACGTGTGGGAGCAGTGGCAGGCCACGGTGCGCGGCGATGCGCCCAACCGCTTCGTCATCAACGTGCAGCCGGACCAGCGCTCCACCTTCAGCGCGGTGCTCGCGCGGCTGGACTATCCCTCGGTGGGACTGTCGCCGATGATCCGCGCCCGCTACGTCGGGCCCAGTGCCGGCGAGCGCGGCCGCCCTGCGCCTCAGGGCCGCGGCGAGCGGCTGATGGACCGCGAATTCAACCTGTCCACCGCCGACGCGTTGCCCACCGGCAACAAGCTCAACGCCGGAAAGTTCTGGAACCCGGCCAGCGCGCGCAACGAGTTTTCGGTGGAAACCAAGTTCGCCCAGCAGCTGCGCTGGCAGCTGGGCGATACGCTGGCGTTCGACATCGCCGGCCAGCGCATCGAGGGCCGCATCACCAGCCTGCGCGACGTGCGCTGGGAGAGCTTCACCCCCAACTTCTTCGTGCTGGCCTCGCCGGACCTGGCCCGCGACCTGCCTGCCACCTGGATCACCTCGGTGCGGGTGCCCGTTGGCGACACGACGCTGGCAACGGCGCTGTCACGCGAGATCCCGAACGCCAACGTGATCGACATCGACGCCGTCACCGGCGAGATCCGGCGCATCGGCGACCAGGCCGCGCTGGTGATCCAGGTGGTGTTCTGGTTCGCGTTCCTGTCGGGCTGCCTGGTGTTCGTGGCGGCGGTGGCGGCCACCCGCCGCGAGCGCATCACCGAACTGGGCGTGCTGCGCACGCTGGGCGCCAGCAGCGCGCAGTTGCGGCTGGCGCAGCTGGTGGAATTCGGCGCGATCGGCGCGATCTCCGGCGGCATCGCCGCGGTAGCCGCGGCCAGCATCGGCAGCCTGTTCGCGCAGCGCGTGCTCGACCTGCCGCCGACCTGGAACGCCAGCACGCTGGTGATCGGCGCGCTGGCCGGCACCGCGGCGGCGATGCTGGCCGGCTGGCTGAGCATGCGCCGGCAGTTCCACGCCACCGTGCGTGAGACGCTCGGCGCGGCGGCGGGCTGA
- a CDS encoding ATP-binding cassette domain-containing protein — translation MTHTPSTHVRTADTIAPTPVPVAANASTPAPGSLRARGVGKTVALPDGALTILDAISLDIGAGERVAIVGESGSGKTTLLSLLAGLDLPSRGEVWLDGAPIHATSEDTRAALRARAVGFVFQNFQLMPAMSALDNVALPLELRGESGGATARALLEKVGLGQRLHHLPRQLSGGEQQRVAIARAFATRPRILFADEPTGNLDRKTGLAIEDLLFGMDDARATTVVVVTHDERLAARCDRQLRLDAGRLLP, via the coding sequence ATGACGCATACCCCCAGCACCCACGTCCGCACCGCCGACACCATCGCGCCCACTCCTGTTCCGGTTGCCGCAAACGCTAGCACGCCCGCACCGGGCAGCCTGCGTGCGCGCGGCGTCGGCAAGACCGTGGCGCTGCCGGATGGCGCGCTGACCATCCTCGACGCGATCAGCCTGGACATCGGCGCCGGCGAGCGGGTCGCCATCGTCGGCGAGTCCGGCTCCGGCAAGACCACCCTGCTGTCGCTGCTGGCCGGGCTGGACCTGCCCAGCCGCGGCGAGGTGTGGCTGGACGGTGCGCCCATCCACGCCACCAGCGAGGACACCCGCGCCGCGCTGCGCGCCCGCGCGGTCGGCTTCGTGTTCCAGAACTTCCAGCTGATGCCGGCGATGAGCGCGCTGGACAACGTGGCGCTGCCGCTGGAACTGCGCGGCGAGAGCGGCGGCGCGACCGCGCGGGCGCTGCTGGAGAAGGTGGGCCTGGGCCAGCGCCTGCACCACCTGCCGCGCCAGCTGTCCGGGGGCGAACAGCAGCGGGTGGCTATCGCCCGCGCCTTCGCCACCCGGCCGCGGATCCTGTTCGCGGACGAACCCACCGGCAACCTGGACCGCAAGACGGGATTGGCGATCGAGGACCTGCTGTTCGGCATGGACGACGCCCGCGCCACCACGGTGGTGGTGGTGACGCACGATGAACGCCTGGCCGCGCGCTGCGACCGCCAGCTGCGGCTGGACGCCGGGCGGCTGCTGCCGTGA
- a CDS encoding arylesterase: MGDSLSAAYGLRPEQGWVALADAKSARYAFHNASISGETSAGGRSRIDAELARVRPDIVIIELGANDGLRGLPLVQMGANLGWMIGRARRGGAQVLLVGLQLPPNFGRYADDFQRSYLLISQRLGTGLIPHFLAPLGTERKWFQADNLHPVAAAQPMLADQVLAALDALPAR, encoded by the coding sequence ATGGGCGACTCATTGTCGGCCGCCTACGGGTTGCGCCCGGAGCAGGGCTGGGTGGCGCTGGCCGATGCGAAATCGGCGCGCTACGCCTTCCACAACGCCAGCATCTCCGGCGAAACCAGCGCCGGCGGGCGCAGTCGCATCGACGCCGAGCTGGCCCGGGTACGCCCGGACATCGTGATCATCGAGCTGGGCGCCAACGACGGCCTGCGCGGGCTGCCGCTGGTGCAGATGGGTGCCAATCTCGGCTGGATGATCGGCCGCGCGCGCCGTGGCGGTGCGCAGGTGCTGCTGGTGGGCCTGCAGCTGCCGCCCAACTTCGGCCGCTATGCGGACGACTTCCAGCGCAGCTACCTGCTGATCAGCCAGCGCCTGGGCACCGGGCTGATCCCGCATTTCTTGGCCCCGCTGGGCACCGAGCGCAAATGGTTCCAGGCCGACAACCTGCACCCGGTGGCCGCCGCGCAGCCAATGTTGGCGGACCAGGTGCTGGCAGCACTGGATGCGCTGCCGGCGCGCTGA
- the purD gene encoding phosphoribosylamine--glycine ligase — protein MKVLVIGSGGREHALAWKLAQSTRVTEVIVAPGNAGTATEAKCRNVAVKVTDLDGLLALAQHEAVALTVVGPEVPLVAGVVDRFRAAGLRIFGPTAAAAQLEGSKAFAKDFLARHAIPTAFYEVHSDVGAALAYVHRKGAPIVIKADGLAAGKGVIVAMTLDEAEAAVRDMLSGNAFGDAGARVVIEEFLDGEEASFISMVDGHTALPMATSQDHKRVGDGDTGPNTGGMGAYSPAPVVTPEVHARVMREVVNPTVQGMIKDGIPFTGFLYAGLMIDPSGAPKVIEFNVRFGDPETQPVLLRLQSDLVDLVEAAIDGKLDGVEARWDPRPSLGVVMASKPYPDTPVSGEVISGLDAVPASAKVFHAGTALDAAGNVVSAGGRVLCVTALGASVSEAQRTAYAGVEAISWTHEFHRSDIGWRAIAREQG, from the coding sequence ATGAAGGTCCTCGTCATCGGTTCCGGCGGTCGTGAGCACGCGCTGGCTTGGAAGCTGGCGCAGTCCACGCGCGTCACCGAAGTCATCGTCGCGCCGGGCAACGCCGGCACCGCGACCGAGGCGAAGTGCCGCAACGTCGCGGTCAAAGTGACCGACCTCGACGGCCTGCTGGCACTGGCGCAGCACGAAGCCGTGGCGCTGACCGTGGTCGGGCCGGAAGTGCCGCTGGTGGCGGGCGTGGTGGATCGCTTCCGCGCTGCCGGCCTGCGCATCTTCGGACCCACCGCCGCCGCCGCGCAGCTGGAGGGCAGCAAGGCCTTCGCCAAGGATTTCCTCGCCCGCCACGCCATTCCCACCGCCTTCTACGAAGTGCATTCCGACGTGGGGGCCGCGCTGGCCTACGTGCACCGCAAGGGCGCGCCCATCGTGATCAAGGCCGATGGCCTTGCCGCCGGCAAGGGCGTGATCGTGGCGATGACGCTGGACGAGGCCGAAGCGGCGGTGCGCGACATGCTCAGCGGCAACGCGTTCGGCGATGCCGGCGCGCGCGTGGTGATCGAGGAATTCCTCGACGGCGAGGAGGCCAGCTTCATCTCGATGGTGGACGGCCATACCGCGCTGCCGATGGCCACCTCGCAGGACCACAAACGCGTGGGCGACGGCGACACCGGCCCCAACACCGGCGGCATGGGCGCGTACTCGCCCGCGCCGGTGGTCACGCCCGAGGTGCATGCGCGGGTGATGCGCGAAGTGGTGAACCCCACCGTGCAGGGCATGATCAAGGATGGCATCCCGTTCACCGGCTTCCTCTACGCCGGGCTGATGATCGACCCCAGCGGCGCGCCCAAGGTGATCGAATTCAACGTCCGCTTCGGCGATCCGGAAACCCAGCCGGTGCTGCTGCGCCTGCAGTCGGATCTTGTCGATCTGGTGGAGGCCGCCATCGACGGCAAACTCGATGGCGTCGAAGCGCGGTGGGATCCGCGCCCGTCACTCGGCGTGGTGATGGCCTCGAAGCCGTACCCGGACACGCCGGTCAGCGGCGAGGTGATCTCGGGGCTCGACGCAGTGCCCGCCAGCGCCAAGGTCTTCCACGCCGGCACCGCGCTGGACGCCGCCGGCAACGTGGTAAGCGCCGGCGGCCGCGTGCTGTGCGTGACCGCGCTGGGCGCCAGCGTGTCCGAGGCGCAGCGCACTGCCTATGCCGGCGTCGAGGCGATTTCGTGGACGCATGAGTTCCACCGCAGCGACATCGGCTGGCGGGCGATCGCACGCGAGCAGGGCTGA